Proteins encoded in a region of the Gemmatimonadaceae bacterium genome:
- a CDS encoding sigma-70 family RNA polymerase sigma factor — translation MSDIDRLFRTYNAALVRYLTRRLGDRDWAEEVAQETFLRALRQESLTNERAWLFAVATNLVCDEARKASRQRRHLALLAEEERETSVEPAETTLERAQEVALARKAVDALAERDRLALLMREEGLDYSEIAEALELSPGSVGTTLSRARRRLVESYEALQREREAREKNAAS, via the coding sequence TTGAGCGACATCGACCGCCTTTTCCGAACCTATAACGCGGCTCTCGTGCGATATCTCACACGAAGACTCGGCGACCGTGACTGGGCGGAAGAGGTCGCGCAGGAGACATTCCTGCGCGCGCTGCGGCAGGAGTCGCTCACGAACGAAAGAGCGTGGTTGTTCGCGGTTGCGACGAATCTCGTATGTGACGAAGCGCGCAAGGCGTCTCGACAGCGGCGCCACCTTGCGCTTCTCGCGGAAGAAGAAAGAGAAACGAGTGTAGAGCCGGCCGAAACGACTCTCGAGCGAGCGCAGGAAGTGGCACTGGCGCGAAAGGCGGTCGACGCGCTGGCAGAGCGAGACCGTCTCGCGTTGTTGATGCGTGAGGAAGGGCTCGACTACTCGGAGATTGCGGAAGCGCTCGAGCTGTCGCCGGGATCGGTAGGCACGACGCTGTCACGGGCGCGGCGACGGCTGGTGGAGAGTTACGAGGCGCTTCAACGTGAGCGCGAAGCGAGGGAAAAGAATGCAGCATCCTGA